The genomic DNA CATCATCGGCATCGGGCTGGAGGCATTACGGCGCATCCCCTGCACCGTGGCCGTTGCCCTGGGTCTGGAGAAGGCGCGGGCAATCTGCGGTTCATTGCGCTCCGGGGTGGTGAAGGTATTGTGCAGCGATGATCGTACGGCCAGGGCCGTGCTGGAACTGGAGAACGGTGATGATCGCTAACACGATCGCGTCGATGGTCGTTCCTATTTTCCGGGGCGAAGGCCGGCTGTCATACGAAACGCGCCCTGTCCCCACCCTGGCCGCAGCCGATGATGTGATCGTGCAGATCGAAGCCTGTGGCATCTGCGGCACCGACCTCAATATCCTGGCCACGCCGCCCGCGCACAAAGCCACGCCCGGCATCGTCATCGGGCACGAGGGCGTGGGTGTGGTGGCGGAGGTGGGAAGCGCGGTTTCAGGCTTGCAGCCGGGGGATCGGGTGGTGATCGCCAATCGCCTGACCTGCGGCCAGTGCGCTTATTGCCGCCGGGGCCTCGACAACCAGTGTACGAACTATCAGACCATCGGCACCACTGTCGATGGCGCCTTCGCTCCCTACCTGCGGGCGCCGGCGCGGGCGCTGTGGCAGATCTCGCCGGCTGTGCCGCGCGACGATGCCGCCCTGTTCGAGCCGCTGGCCTGCGCCGTTGGCGCCGTCAAGCGGGCGCCCTTCCAGGCCGGCGACCATGTGGCCATCATCGGAGCTGGGCCGATGGGTCTGCTTTTCGCCCTGCTCTATCGGACGATGGGCGCCGGCAAGATCATCGTCATCGACCTTGCGCCCTACCGGCTCGATTTCGCCCGTGATCTGGGGGTCGATGCGGCTGTGAATGCTGCTGAGATCGATGTATCTGCCGAAGTCAAACGGCTGACCAGCCTCGGCGCCGACATCGTCGTGGATGCGGTCGGCAACCAGATGGCACAGGCGATCCGGTTGGCGCGCCGTGGCGGGCAGATCATTCTCTTTGGTCTGCGCCCGCATGATAACCCACCTGTCAACCAGTATACGATCACACGCTACGACCTCACCATCCACGGCACGTTCGTCGGCCTGCATCCTTTCGC from Caldilineales bacterium includes the following:
- a CDS encoding alcohol dehydrogenase catalytic domain-containing protein — protein: MIANTIASMVVPIFRGEGRLSYETRPVPTLAAADDVIVQIEACGICGTDLNILATPPAHKATPGIVIGHEGVGVVAEVGSAVSGLQPGDRVVIANRLTCGQCAYCRRGLDNQCTNYQTIGTTVDGAFAPYLRAPARALWQISPAVPRDDAALFEPLACAVGAVKRAPFQAGDHVAIIGAGPMGLLFALLYRTMGAGKIIVIDLAPYRLDFARDLGVDAAVNAAEIDVSAEVKRLTSLGADIVVDAVGNQMAQAIRLARRGGQIILFGLRPHDNPPVNQYTITRYDLTIHGTFVGLHPFAQTIQLLESGRLQPSAIITHRLPLSELQRGVELMRTQQAMKVLIEMER